In the Microtus pennsylvanicus isolate mMicPen1 chromosome 6, mMicPen1.hap1, whole genome shotgun sequence genome, one interval contains:
- the Selenop gene encoding selenoprotein P isoform X3 has translation METKMTSSYTTDVAVLCITLACPIPSSLSHTLKKPLRSLTVRISVETALSRVSKMKSSVKTCPYLLWVDQRSPPKHTTTTSTITGTGMGISGTVSFQRTSNQKH, from the exons ATGGAAACAAAGATGACTTCCTCATATACGACAG ATGTGGCCGTCTTGTGTATCACCTTGGCTTGCCCTATTCCTTCCTCACTTTCCCATACGTTGAAGAAGCCATTAAGATCGCTTACTGTGAGAATAAGTGTGGAAACTGCTCTTTCACG AGTCTCGAAGATGAAGAGTTCTGTAAAAACGTGTCCTTACCTGCTGTGGGTAGATCAGCGGAGCCCTCCAaagcacaccaccaccacaagcaCCATCACAGGCACGGGCATGGGCATCTCGGGAACAGTGAGCTTTCAGAGAACCAGCAACCAGAAGCACTAA
- the Selenop gene encoding selenoprotein P isoform X2, with translation MWRSLGLALALCLLPYGGAESQGQSPACKQPPAWKIGDENPMLNSEGTVTVVALLQASUYLCLLQASRLEDLRLKLEDQGYSNISYIVVNHQGSPSQLKHTHLKKQVSAQIAVYRQEEHQTDVWTLLNGNKDDFLIYDRCGRLVYHLGLPYSFLTFPYVEEAIKIAYCENKCGNCSFTSLEDEEFCKNVSLPAVGRSAEPSKAHHHHKHHHRHGHGHLGNSELSENQQPEALNMEPALPPSGLHHRHKHRGQHKQGHLESUDMQGSEGVQLSLSQRKLCRKGCVNQLLCTLSKESGTTTNSCCCHCRHLIFEKSGSAITUQCAENLPSLCSUQGLFAEEKVIESCQCRSPPAAUQSQPLNPTEAGTTUSUNNKTKK, from the exons ATGTGGAGAAGCCTAGGGCTAGCCCtggctctctgtctcctcccctatGGAGGAGCAGAGAGCCAAGGCCAAAGCCCTGCTTGTAAGCAACCTCCAGCCTGGAAGATAGGAGATGAAAATCCAATGCTAAACTCCGAGGGCACAGTGACTGTGGTTGCTCTTCTGCAAGCCAGCTGATACTTGTGCCTTTTGCAGGCATCCAG GCTGGAAGACCTGCGGTTAAAACTAGAGGACCAGGGATATTCTAACATTTCCTACATTGTTGTTAACCACCAAGGGTCCCCTTCTCAGCTAAAACACACACATCTGAAAAAGCAGGTGTCAGCCCAGATTGCTGTTTACCGACAGGAAGAACATCAAACAGATGTCTGGACTCTCCTAAATGGAAACAAAGATGACTTCCTCATATACGACAG ATGTGGCCGTCTTGTGTATCACCTTGGCTTGCCCTATTCCTTCCTCACTTTCCCATACGTTGAAGAAGCCATTAAGATCGCTTACTGTGAGAATAAGTGTGGAAACTGCTCTTTCACG AGTCTCGAAGATGAAGAGTTCTGTAAAAACGTGTCCTTACCTGCTGTGGGTAGATCAGCGGAGCCCTCCAaagcacaccaccaccacaagcaCCATCACAGGCACGGGCATGGGCATCTCGGGAACAGTGAGCTTTCAGAGAACCAGCAACCAGAAGCACTAAATATGGAGCCAGCTTTGCCTCCTTCAGGCCTACATCACCGCCATAAGCACAGGGGCCAGCACAAGCAGGGTCACTTAGAGAGCTGAGACATGCAGGGAAGTGAAGGTGTACAACTTTCACTTTCCCAAAGGAAGCTTTGCCGGAAGGGGTGCGTAAACCAGCTCCTATGTACGCTGTCTAAGGAGTCAGGGACAACCACTAATAGCTGCTGCTGCCACTGTCGCCATCTCATATTTGAGAAGTCAGGGTCTGCAATCACTTGACAGTGTGCCGAAAACCTCCCATCTTTATGTAGCTGACAGGGGCTTTTTGCGGAGGAGAAAGTCATTGAATCTTGTCAATGTCGATCACCTCCTGCTGCCTGACAGAGTCAGCCACTAAACCCCACAGAAGCTGGCACCACCTGAAGCTGAAATAATAAGACCAAAAAGTGA
- the Selenop gene encoding selenoprotein P isoform X1, whose amino-acid sequence MWRSLGLALALCLLPYGGAESQGQSPACKQPPAWKIGDENPMLNSEGTVTVVALLQASUYLCLLQASRLEDLRLKLEDQGYSNISYIVVNHQGSPSQLKHTHLKKQVSAQIAVYRQEEHQTDVWTLLNGNKDDFLIYDRCGRLVYHLGLPYSFLTFPYVEEAIKIAYCENKCGNCSFTSLEDEEFCKNVSLPAVGRSAEPSKAHHHHKHHHRHGHGHLGNSELSENQQPEALNMEPALPPSGLHHRHKHRGQHKQGHLESUDMQGSEGVQLSLSQRKLCRKGCVNQLLCTLSKESGTTTNSCCCHCRHLIFEKSGSAITUQCAENLPSLCSUQGLFAEEKVIESCQCRSPPAAUQSQPLNPTEAGTTUSUNNKTKKUKURSN is encoded by the exons ATGTGGAGAAGCCTAGGGCTAGCCCtggctctctgtctcctcccctatGGAGGAGCAGAGAGCCAAGGCCAAAGCCCTGCTTGTAAGCAACCTCCAGCCTGGAAGATAGGAGATGAAAATCCAATGCTAAACTCCGAGGGCACAGTGACTGTGGTTGCTCTTCTGCAAGCCAGCTGATACTTGTGCCTTTTGCAGGCATCCAG GCTGGAAGACCTGCGGTTAAAACTAGAGGACCAGGGATATTCTAACATTTCCTACATTGTTGTTAACCACCAAGGGTCCCCTTCTCAGCTAAAACACACACATCTGAAAAAGCAGGTGTCAGCCCAGATTGCTGTTTACCGACAGGAAGAACATCAAACAGATGTCTGGACTCTCCTAAATGGAAACAAAGATGACTTCCTCATATACGACAG ATGTGGCCGTCTTGTGTATCACCTTGGCTTGCCCTATTCCTTCCTCACTTTCCCATACGTTGAAGAAGCCATTAAGATCGCTTACTGTGAGAATAAGTGTGGAAACTGCTCTTTCACG AGTCTCGAAGATGAAGAGTTCTGTAAAAACGTGTCCTTACCTGCTGTGGGTAGATCAGCGGAGCCCTCCAaagcacaccaccaccacaagcaCCATCACAGGCACGGGCATGGGCATCTCGGGAACAGTGAGCTTTCAGAGAACCAGCAACCAGAAGCACTAAATATGGAGCCAGCTTTGCCTCCTTCAGGCCTACATCACCGCCATAAGCACAGGGGCCAGCACAAGCAGGGTCACTTAGAGAGCTGAGACATGCAGGGAAGTGAAGGTGTACAACTTTCACTTTCCCAAAGGAAGCTTTGCCGGAAGGGGTGCGTAAACCAGCTCCTATGTACGCTGTCTAAGGAGTCAGGGACAACCACTAATAGCTGCTGCTGCCACTGTCGCCATCTCATATTTGAGAAGTCAGGGTCTGCAATCACTTGACAGTGTGCCGAAAACCTCCCATCTTTATGTAGCTGACAGGGGCTTTTTGCGGAGGAGAAAGTCATTGAATCTTGTCAATGTCGATCACCTCCTGCTGCCTGACAGAGTCAGCCACTAAACCCCACAGAAGCTGGCACCACCTGAAGCTGAAATAATAAGACCAAAAAGTGAAAATGACgttcaaattaa
- the Ccdc152 gene encoding coiled-coil domain-containing protein 152, with product MAQSNEESMKKISNVNLDKLIEDFSQIEKKMIETTGKNNRLDIQLEKSNSLLKIMQTKEATIKEECATLHTMIKGLQETIQYQHNLKDENEQLKRNVDFMKEKLKSHEQEYKNSISKLISEMKIKEEGHKIEMSKLYQDMQKKVELNEEKHKELMIKKEMEISELNEKLRTQEKEKQNEILKLHLEFDTKLARVQTKSKSYPDATILPQSIYRRKLQHLQEEKSKEIASLQNTIRDLERRLAAAKNFHPPRGRF from the exons ATGGCTCAAAgcaatgaagaaagtatgaaaaagATTAGCAATGTGAATCTTGACAAACTGATAGAGGACTTCTCACAGATAGAAAAG AAGATGATAGAAACCACTGGAAAGAATAACCGTTTGGATATTCAGCTGGAGAAGAGTAATAGTTTATTAAAGATAATGCAAACAAAAGAGGCCACGATAAAAGAAG AATGTGCTACTCTTCATACTATGATAAAAGGGCTACAAGAGACTATTCAGTATCAACACAATTTGAAAG ATgaaaatgaacaactaaaaagaaatgttgattttatgaaagaaaagttaaaatctCATGAGCAG GAATATAAGAACAGTATTTCCAAACTcataagtgaaatgaaaatcaaagaggAGGGACATAAAATCGAAATGAGCAAACTTTATCAGGATATGCAGAAAAAAg ttgaattaaatgaagaaaagcacaaagaattaatgataaagaaagagatggaaataTCAGAGTTAAATGAAAAGTTAAGAActcaagagaaggaaaagcaaaatgaaatactCAAACTACATCTAGAA TTTGACACAAAACTAGCAAGAGTTCAAACTAAATCAAAGTCGTATCCGGATGCTACTATTTTGCCGCAGAGTATCTACAGAAGG AAGCTTCAACATCTTCAAGAGGAAAAGAGCAAGGAGATTGCGAGTCTCCAGAACACTATCCGAGACCTGGAGCGGCGCCTCGCAGCTGCCAAAAACTTCCACCCTCCTCGGGGACGGTTTTGA